GTCGTGATCTCCATGAGAGTGACGGGATATTCAGGAGGAGGAGTCACGATCCCATGTGGAtatgataaaaaatataaagaaaatgaGAAGTATTTTTGTAAAGGACAGTGGTTAACATGCACAGATAAAATCAGGACTGAAGAGAAAAATAAATGGGTTCAGAAGGGTAGATTCTCTCTGTATGACGACAGAAGATCAGCAGTCTTCACTGTGACCATCAGAGATCTGAAACAACGGGATTCTGGGATCTACTACTGTGCAACTGAGATCACTGGATCAGATCCCTACACTGAAGTGAATCTGAAGGTTGTAACAGGTGAGTAACTGAGACCCTCAAACCCGTGACGATCTCCAGAACATCACGATACTCAACACTGACTGTAATTACTGCCGTTCACACGTCTAACTCATATCAGACACCATCAATAACCTTTTGATCTCCTGATGGAAGATTTACACTCATATCAAATGTTGCAGCAAAGTGACAgataaatgtgtttatattgagaacaaaatgacaaatgatcTGGATTTGTGTTTTAACAGGTCAACAAATCAGGAGAGTGAGAGGATATTCAGGAGGAAACATCATTATAAACTTCAAATATGAGAAGAAACACAAGAACCATGAGAAATATGTCTGTAAATCTAGAGCAGATCGATGTTTGACTGTAATAAACACTAACAGAGCAGCAGAATGGAAACATGACAGACGATTCTCCGTTCATGATGACGGATCTGCAGGTCTCTTACGTCTGTTTATCAGAGAGCTGAATGAGAACGACTCTGGAGAATATAAGATTACAGTCAAAGTTTCTGAAGAATACAGTTTCTTCTCTGAGTTTAATCTGGACATCAGTGACGGTGAGACGCTTTCAGTCATTTCTGCATTATTTGACAGAATTCATGAATTTATCTGGTAATTCTAACATTGCTGCTCTTTATTTGGATCTCAAACAGATGATTGTTGTGTGAAGAGCATCAGTCTATCAGCTGCTGCAGGAGGATCTGTGAACATCAGCTGCAAATACCCACAATCCCACAGTAGAGATGTGAAGTTTCTCTGCTGGAGATCTGGAGATGATCTCTGTGCTGAAGAGTCATCTGTGACAAAGAAAAGTAAATGGATCCGTGAGGGAAAAATCCAGCTGTATGATGACAGAGAAGAGCAGCTCCTGACGGGAAGCATCAGTCATGTGACTGAACAACATTCAGAATACTGGTGTGGAGTTCAGTCTGATCAAGGACACAAGAGCTTCATCACACGAGTCCTGATCAGAGTTACAGGTACGGATGATTTTCTCAAGCTCATTGAAAACCACGACTAACATCTATTCAGCAGATCACTGGATCTTATTCATCATGTTGCTTAAAATCACTGAGGTTTGAAGCTGATTCTATTCAAGCAAGTTTAACCACTGgcttacttttttaaaaagcaaaaccACAAACAAGTGGTTCAAAAGTGGAAGTATAAAACAAACTGCATTTAAAAAGAGGAAGTATAAAACAAACTGAATttcaaaagaaatataaaaaaaaactgcagttCGTATGATTGCAGGTAAAATTGCAGCTTTATGTAGAATAATGATGTTGTTCTGCACAATGAGAAACTGCACACATATTACACTTATTAGTCAATTTCTTCATACCCATCTTAAACGTCTGGACATATCTCTCCGCCAATCCAAGGGTTTCTGGGTGTTTTGGTGCAAAATACTATTCTGCTTCACAAATCTTTGGAATTCATCAGAAGTGAAAGTCGTTGCATTGTCAGTCACTATATGTTCAGGTAATCCATATGCAGAAAACAGTCTATTCAGTCTGGTAATTGTGGCTTTAGAAGTAATTTGTGGCATACGTAAAACTTCTAACCACTTCGAAGTAATCAACAACGATCATGAAAACATTGTTCAGGAAAGGACTCGTGTGCCCCACAGCGCACATCCCTGTTCCACCGACAGTTCATCTGTTTTTGCATAGAACAATTTCAAATCCTCTGACACTTCAATTGGCCAACCTTCCATAAGATAACAGAAAACTTTCGAAAGTTCTTCGTCTGTTCTTGTCACTCTGGCAATCTGTGCAGCGTTTAGAGGAGCTTCTTTGTAGATGGTTAGTCAGAAGAGTGTTGATATTCGCTGATATGGCTTCTTGAACAATGGAAGGGGTTGAACTGATGGCAAAACCTAGACGATTATACACATATAAGCTCGTTGTATACTTAGAATCATCATCCAGTAAGACCTGTTGAAATGCCTGAGCTGGGTCAGTCTTGCAAAACAACTTCCCTTCACTCAGAGTGACTAAAACTTCCTCAGTTCTTGGCAAGGGATATACTTCAGTATTAGTAGCTTGATTAACAGTGACCTTGTAGTCACGAATCGTGGAATCTTTGTTTATAACAGGAACAACTGAAACGGCCCACTCACTGTATTTTACTAGAGATATAATGTTGGCTTTTTCCAGTCGATCACTTTCCTTCTCATCACGTTCTTTCACAGCAAAGGGTAGAGGATGACTTTTATAAAACTAAGGTGGAACATCTGGTTTCACTGAAATAGTAGCTTTAATGTCCTTTAGAGTGCCCAGCTCATTCTTAAAGACTTCATTATACTTGTCCAGCACTTCTTGGATAGACCCAGGCTGCTTAGTTTGACTCACATATTGAATTACTGTCCAATTCAGCTTGTTCTGTTGTTCAGCAGATTTATTGTTGAGATTTGGCTTCCCTTTAACTTTGCATGCTTTTTTTATATGCCCAATCTTTGCACACATTTTTTGACAtttagaatttttaaaataacattccTGAGCATTGTGGCTTTTGCCTTTACAACGGTAGCATAATTGTCTCTGGTGATGAACAGTCTTTTCATTTACTTTAAGAGATCACATCGAAACTTCCACCAAAGTCACATTTCAATGCACATTGTTTGAGTTCAGCAACATACTGGGACACAGTTTCATGGggcttttgtttgtgtgtgtgtgactgatttATTCTTCATTTCATTATATAAATGTGACCACTTTAATATTGTTAGTTAaagttatttgtttatttccaTTCACATTACTTTTCATGAAGCATACAGTGTCTCTGTCAGCATCGTGCAAAAAGTGCAAAGTGCATGTGAATTAAAAACAAGTAGTGCTTTGCGATTTTTGCACGAtgcaatttataaaataaaaaatgatttgcTGGTCTTCTTTAGTCTGTACTGGATTCAGTGCACAGCCAGCAAACTTCTTGATTGTTTTCAAGAACTCCCTTGGCTTTACACACCTGGAGTAAACAGATTCCTTGTCTATGTGGAGCGCAACCGTTTTTTCTAGTTTTAAGTTCTGGGTGTGAAAAAGcataatttagaaattaatattttcatttttcctaaaaaaatatctaaaactaAATTTTCAGGGACATCTTCAACACCATCAtcaccaccatcatcatcatctgctGCTTCTTTCTCATCAGTCCAATCTTCAGCATTCACAGGCGTTTCCAGAACTTCTACATCACTGGCGTCTCTGAACACATCATCAGGTGATCTTGTGCTGAAATACAAACATGTGATCAATGGGTGTGACGCCCCTATAGCTGAAATATAGtactaaacataaaaatattttcaactctaaaagaaataatattattacatttaatacattttaaatagataatatgtaaattatattgtATATGTGTATTATAAATTAGCAATAATAACCCAGTCATTCTCATTTGCATATTGAGATGAATCTGcatttaatacaataaaattaataaaattaataaaaatgtaaaaaagttaaataaataacaaatacataaatacactaagaaatgtaaaaaataaaaactttaaatgtttaaacttttatttccttatttttgtataattgttttttccccacatgtatttttttttaatttatacatttatttattcacacttttatttatacacacatttatttatatatgtatttataccttcatttatttatttatatatttctttgtaCATATggtaatgtataaataatgtaaaataggtaaattaattattaatcaacgtgaaaataattaaatgtagatataaatacagatataaataaatacttatggAAATAAATAGatgtataaatacataaatgaaaaaataaatgtggaaaaacaCAATTAAGGCAATACCGGTATACATGTAcacttttttacatttctttgtttattaatttatctatacatttatttctatatgtatgtatgtattaattaatttttttatttcagcagCTTTGGCATTCCATTGTGgaaaacatgtttatttatgTGAAGAATATGCTGTTTGTACATACTTGCTGTTATGTATGGTTCAAAAAGTCTATTTAGGACAAACTATCTGGTACATTCTGTTATATACAAACTAATGCACATGTGTGAGACAAAATTGTTATTTAAATGGTATGCATGAACGTACAATGTAAAAACTTGACCCATTTGAATTTTTGGTCATTAGGCTTCtttttggggtattttgatTGGTCATTGGGCAGATTTTGTTACTCAGATCTGGCAACCCTGAAAATCCAGTATCATGGTCTGGTCAATCCTACTCCAAACGTCAAGCTACACCCATGATCTGATCTGATATTCAGCTCAAAGTGATCAGATTCTCTTATTATTTCTCCTGTGTTTTCAGGCTCTTCTCTGATCGTCCCTCTAGTTCTGGTTCTTCTGGTTCTGATCATCACTGTACTCTCATTACTGTTTCTCTGTAAGAAGCATCATTCTCAAGGTAAAACTCATTCTTAACTACTTTATATGTACAAACTCTCCATTTATACCCAGTTAAAAACACTTCTCTTTCGGAACATGTCTAAACAGGTTGATTATGGCTAGCACTAGTGCTATGTCTTTTAGGCAGTGTGTTCCTCCGTTTCAGCGTTATCTGACCCCTGATAACACACATGATATGTGGGTTATATGCATGGGTGAGAACCATGCACACTCAGTCCTTGAGGGGGCTGTTTGCATCCAGGCTTCGAGCAATGATGAGCAAGACGAGGTTGATGAGAACAATGATATTTCTGAGCGCTTTCAGCCCATCTGCCCTGCATATGACAAGTTATTGGATTGGTCCAGCTCTACGGAGAGATTTTATCTGCCATGGAAACGTGAGAAGCACGAGCTCCCTCATACCCTCCTCGATGAACATTTCCTGTTGGGACATAATCGTCCTGCTCGTACGAGAATTCCCTTTCTCCCAGATCTCATGATCTCAGATCTCAATTATGATGATATTGAGGGAATGTGGGAATATGCATCAATGCCTCCGACTGAAGAGACACTGGCTAGCTATGTCTCGGTGGGTAAGGCATCCGCATTGAAGACTCCGCCTCTGCCTACTAAACCTTTGTGCATATgtggcagcaggtcaggctgaAGTGGCGCTGCACACTATGGCTGTATTGCAGACCTACCAAGTTGATCTGCTGAGGGACCTGGACCTGgaccagggccagggccagggccagggccaggggcTCCCCGAGGCTGTAGAGAAGATGTGAGGGAAGTGATCCAAGGTAAATATGATCAGTGTTTTAGGATCCCAAAATAACAGGCCAAATAACATCTGACTCCTTCCTTCCCTCCATTCTCTGGCTATGTCCGGTGGAACTCTGACACATTTTTACATCTGGCCCTGAAGCTGGACCTATGATGTTTTTGGcggtttgttttttattacaaCATCTGACTTACTGATGGTTCATCAGAGGCTGGTTGTGAATGCGTTGTCTCATGCCAGATAGTCTAATAAATAGTAGGTTACCAGTTGGTTAAGtttttttaaccctctggagtctgaggctgatttggggcttggaaaagttttgacatgccctgacatttgtgcttttttcagttgttcataaacatataaa
This genomic window from Chanodichthys erythropterus isolate Z2021 chromosome 4, ASM2448905v1, whole genome shotgun sequence contains:
- the LOC137019456 gene encoding polymeric immunoglobulin receptor-like, giving the protein MKIILTFTLLMIPGVVISMRVTGYSGGGVTIPCGYDKKYKENEKYFCKGQWLTCTDKIRTEEKNKWVQKGRFSLYDDRRSAVFTVTIRDLKQRDSGIYYCATEITGSDPYTEVNLKVVTGQQIRRVRGYSGGNIIINFKYEKKHKNHEKYVCKSRADRCLTVINTNRAAEWKHDRRFSVHDDGSAGLLRLFIRELNENDSGEYKITVKVSEEYSFFSEFNLDISDDDCCVKSISLSAAAGGSVNISCKYPQSHSRDVKFLCWRSGDDLCAEESSVTKKSKWIREGKIQLYDDREEQLLTGSISHVTEQHSEYWCGVQSDQGHKSFITRVLIRVTGTSSTPSSPPSSSSAASFSSVQSSAFTGVSRTSTSLASLNTSSGSSLIVPLVLVLLVLIITVLSLLFLCKKHHSQGGDSSSQTGPGEHEVVSHTGCDYDEIKDTHKQLPTNPSVSSNCVYATVQKATGDSQCGITSAEDLNYAVVNFHKESDCPISVGIRNNQDYTEYAAVKHLTASRATSENIN